The Pseudomonas wenzhouensis genome has a segment encoding these proteins:
- the pqqA gene encoding pyrroloquinoline quinone precursor peptide PqqA gives MWTKPAYTDLRIGFEVTMYFANR, from the coding sequence ATGTGGACTAAACCCGCCTACACCGATCTGCGCATTGGCTTCGAAGTGACCATGTATTTCGCCAACCGTTGA
- the pqqB gene encoding pyrroloquinoline quinone biosynthesis protein PqqB codes for MHIQILGSAAGGGFPQWNCNCRNCHGVRAGTLRAQPRTQSSIAISDDGEQWILCNASPDIRAQIEAFPALQPARKLRDTAIAGIVLLDSQIDHCAGLLTLREGCPHQVWCTEMVHQDLTTGFPLFNMLSHWNGGLQHQLIELDAKPFSIPACPALSITAIALRSSAPPYSPHRGNPHPGDNIGLFIEDRRSGRSLFYAPGLGQVDEHLLGWMRRADCLLVDGTLWRDDEMRVCEVGDKLGSEMGHLCQSGPGGMIEVLNGLPSARKILIHINNTNPILDLDSPERTELDAHGIEVAFDGMSIVL; via the coding sequence ATGCATATCCAGATTCTCGGTTCCGCCGCTGGCGGCGGCTTTCCCCAGTGGAACTGCAACTGCCGCAACTGCCACGGCGTGCGTGCCGGTACCCTGCGGGCGCAGCCGCGCACGCAATCGTCCATCGCCATTTCCGATGACGGTGAGCAGTGGATCCTGTGCAATGCCTCGCCGGACATCCGTGCGCAGATCGAGGCCTTTCCGGCGCTGCAACCAGCGCGCAAGCTGCGTGACACTGCCATCGCCGGCATCGTCCTGCTCGATAGCCAGATCGACCATTGCGCCGGTCTGCTGACCTTGCGCGAAGGCTGCCCGCATCAGGTCTGGTGTACCGAGATGGTGCATCAGGACCTGACCACCGGTTTTCCGCTGTTCAACATGCTCAGCCACTGGAACGGTGGCCTGCAGCACCAGTTGATCGAACTGGATGCAAAACCCTTCAGCATTCCCGCCTGTCCGGCGCTGAGCATCACCGCCATTGCCCTGCGCAGCAGCGCGCCGCCGTATTCGCCGCATCGCGGCAATCCGCACCCGGGGGACAACATCGGCCTGTTCATCGAGGACCGTCGCAGCGGCCGCAGCCTGTTCTACGCGCCGGGGCTGGGCCAGGTAGACGAGCACCTGCTGGGCTGGATGCGCCGCGCGGACTGCCTGCTGGTCGATGGCACGCTGTGGCGTGACGATGAGATGCGCGTGTGTGAGGTGGGCGACAAGCTCGGCAGTGAGATGGGCCACCTGTGCCAGAGCGGCCCTGGCGGCATGATCGAGGTGCTAAACGGCCTGCCGTCCGCGCGCAAGATCCTTATCCATATCAACAACACCAACCCGATTCTCGACCTGGACTCGCCCGAGCGCACCGAACTGGACGCCCACGGCATCGAGGTCGCGTTCGATGGCATGAGCATCGTTTTGTAG
- a CDS encoding quinoprotein dehydrogenase-associated SoxYZ-like carrier yields the protein MDWRSLMLLALIAWAWEARAAAPDPVTSVMWDYYHQRLLNGEAFVFDDRIRLEVPPFAEDARQVPIQIDASAYRGKVRRILAWAELNPIPQIFDFTPGEQLEPSLAIRIRVEQATPIRAAVLTDDGVWHIGSARIEAAGGGCTAPSVVRAEAGWEERLGQVLGKRFERGDGSRLRLQVSHPMDNGLVGGIPEFYIEQAELRDVDGQVLGRLELFPAVGENPTLTFDLRDDQSAELWLRDNNGNEFQADLPAENRRSS from the coding sequence ATGGATTGGCGTAGCCTGATGTTGCTGGCCCTGATTGCCTGGGCCTGGGAAGCAAGGGCCGCCGCGCCCGATCCGGTCACCTCGGTGATGTGGGATTACTACCACCAGCGTCTGCTCAACGGTGAGGCCTTCGTCTTCGACGACAGGATTCGCCTCGAGGTACCGCCGTTCGCCGAGGATGCGCGCCAGGTGCCGATCCAGATCGACGCCAGTGCCTATCGCGGCAAGGTCAGGCGCATTCTGGCCTGGGCCGAGCTCAATCCGATTCCGCAGATCTTCGATTTCACCCCGGGCGAGCAGCTGGAGCCGAGCCTGGCGATTCGCATCCGCGTCGAGCAGGCCACGCCTATCCGCGCGGCGGTGCTGACCGACGACGGCGTCTGGCATATCGGCTCGGCGCGCATCGAGGCTGCCGGTGGTGGCTGCACCGCGCCCAGCGTGGTACGCGCCGAGGCCGGCTGGGAGGAGCGCCTGGGCCAGGTGCTCGGCAAGCGCTTCGAACGCGGCGACGGCAGCCGCCTGCGCCTGCAGGTCTCGCACCCGATGGACAACGGCCTGGTCGGTGGTATCCCCGAGTTCTATATCGAGCAAGCCGAGTTGCGCGATGTCGACGGCCAGGTGCTGGGCCGCCTGGAACTGTTCCCGGCGGTCGGCGAGAACCCGACGCTGACCTTCGACCTGCGTGATGATCAATCCGCGGAGCTGTGGCTGCGCGACAACAACGGCAATGAATTTCAGGCCGATCTGCCGGCCGAGAACAGGAGATCCTCATGA
- a CDS encoding ABC transporter substrate-binding protein: MGRVLLALLLAALLGQAQAESLKIGLNYPRTGNYKDEGLELRRGALLAVEAINRQGGLLGQPLELLSENTDSDAAQATRNVDHFASQGARMVFGSATSEEAIAAGQRARELGLLYFATLGYANEVTGQAGQRYLFRESGSAWMSARVLGEYLSWHLPRQRYHYIVIDDAWGRSIEQTLRLATGSADRARHGRSALPPGPLRREQYRAAMDKAAASGADVLVLALLGDNLQRSMRMVHNMGLKQRMQIIVPNLTKSLVQQVGPQVMEDVIGTETWTWDTPKLENSEAGQRFVERYLHEHQEYPGGTAASAYTVVQQWADAVRRSASTDAETLIAALEGHRYQLLKDEQQWRDFDHQNLQSIYAVRVRKRDQIMRDTLKQHYFEIIHRMSGEQAAPSHDEWIQERGEVLSLQ, from the coding sequence ATGGGACGCGTACTGCTCGCACTGCTACTGGCCGCGTTGCTTGGCCAGGCGCAGGCCGAAAGCCTGAAGATTGGCCTCAACTATCCGCGAACCGGCAACTACAAGGATGAAGGCCTGGAACTGCGCCGCGGCGCCCTGCTCGCCGTCGAGGCGATCAACCGGCAAGGGGGCCTGCTCGGCCAGCCGTTGGAGCTGCTCAGCGAGAACACCGACTCCGATGCGGCCCAGGCCACACGCAACGTCGACCACTTCGCCAGCCAGGGTGCACGTATGGTCTTCGGCAGCGCCACCAGCGAAGAGGCCATCGCCGCCGGGCAACGGGCCCGCGAGTTGGGTCTGCTGTATTTCGCCACCCTTGGTTACGCCAACGAAGTCACCGGCCAGGCCGGCCAGCGCTACCTGTTTCGCGAATCCGGCAGCGCCTGGATGAGTGCGCGGGTGCTCGGCGAGTACCTGTCCTGGCATCTGCCGCGCCAGCGTTATCACTACATCGTCATCGACGATGCCTGGGGCCGCAGCATCGAGCAGACCCTGCGCCTGGCCACCGGCAGCGCCGACCGTGCCCGTCATGGCCGCAGCGCCCTGCCCCCCGGCCCGTTGCGCCGCGAGCAATATCGCGCCGCCATGGACAAGGCTGCGGCGAGCGGTGCCGACGTGCTGGTCCTGGCGCTACTCGGCGACAACCTGCAACGCAGCATGCGCATGGTTCACAACATGGGCCTGAAGCAGCGCATGCAGATCATCGTGCCGAACCTGACCAAGAGCCTGGTCCAGCAGGTTGGCCCGCAGGTGATGGAAGACGTGATCGGCACCGAAACCTGGACCTGGGACACCCCGAAACTGGAAAACAGCGAGGCCGGCCAACGCTTCGTCGAACGCTATCTGCACGAGCATCAGGAGTATCCAGGCGGTACCGCGGCCTCCGCCTACACCGTCGTCCAGCAATGGGCCGATGCAGTCAGGCGCAGCGCCAGCACCGACGCCGAAACCCTGATCGCCGCACTCGAAGGCCACCGCTACCAGTTGCTCAAGGACGAGCAGCAATGGCGCGACTTCGACCATCAGAATCTGCAGAGCATCTACGCCGTGCGCGTGCGCAAGCGTGACCAGATCATGCGTGACACCCTCAAGCAACATTACTTCGAGATCATCCACCGCATGAGCGGCGAACAGGCCGCGCCCAGCCATGACGAATGGATCCAGGAGCGCGGCGAAGTGCTCAGTCTGCAGTGA
- a CDS encoding EthD family reductase yields MIKVSVLYPNAAGVRFDLDYYCDTHMALVRECLGAACKGIAVDHGLAGGAPGEPAPFVAVGHLLFDSLEPFQQAFAPHAERIMGDLPNFTNATPVLQISEVCLS; encoded by the coding sequence ATGATCAAAGTCAGTGTGCTGTATCCGAACGCAGCCGGGGTGCGCTTCGACCTCGACTACTACTGCGACACCCACATGGCGCTGGTGCGCGAGTGCCTCGGCGCGGCCTGCAAGGGCATTGCCGTAGACCACGGCCTGGCGGGTGGCGCGCCCGGTGAGCCGGCGCCGTTCGTGGCGGTCGGGCATCTGCTGTTCGACAGCCTGGAGCCCTTCCAGCAGGCCTTCGCCCCGCATGCCGAGCGGATCATGGGCGATCTGCCCAACTTCACCAACGCCACGCCCGTGCTGCAGATCAGCGAGGTCTGCCTGTCCTGA
- a CDS encoding aldehyde dehydrogenase family protein has product MIYAKPGTAGALVTLKPRYGNYIGGEFVAPLSGQYFSNTSPVDGSVIGEFPRSNAADIDKALDAAHAAADAWGRTSVQERSHILLKIADRIEANLELLAVAETWDNGKPVRETLNADVPLAADHFRYFAGCIRAQEGSTAEINDGTVAYHFHEPLGVVGQIIPWNFPLLMAAWKLAPALAAGNAIVLKPAEQTPFSITVLIELIGDLLPPGVLNIVQGFGREAGEALATSTRIAKIAFTGSTPVGSHIMKCAAENIIPSTVELGGKSPNIFFADIMNAEPAFIEKAAEGLVLGFFNQGEVCTCPARALVQESIYDAFMVEVMKKVKQIKRGNPLDTETMVGAQASQQQFDKILSYLEIAQQEGAQVLTGGAVERLEGDLASGYYIQPTLLKGHNKMRVFQEEIFGPVIGVTTFKDEAEALAIANDTEFGLGAGVWSRDINTAYRMGRGIKAGRVWTNCYHLYPAHAAFGGYKKSGVGRETHKMMLDHYQQTKNLLVSYDINPLGFF; this is encoded by the coding sequence ATGATTTACGCCAAACCGGGTACTGCAGGCGCCCTCGTCACCCTCAAGCCGCGCTATGGCAACTACATCGGCGGTGAGTTCGTCGCCCCGCTCAGCGGCCAGTACTTCAGCAACACCAGCCCGGTCGATGGCTCGGTAATCGGCGAATTCCCCCGCTCCAACGCTGCCGACATCGACAAGGCTCTCGATGCTGCTCACGCCGCTGCCGACGCCTGGGGCCGCACCAGCGTGCAGGAGCGTTCGCACATCCTGCTGAAAATCGCCGACCGCATCGAAGCCAACCTCGAACTGCTCGCCGTGGCCGAAACCTGGGACAACGGCAAGCCGGTGCGTGAGACGCTGAACGCCGACGTACCGCTGGCCGCCGACCATTTCCGTTACTTCGCCGGCTGCATCCGCGCTCAGGAAGGCAGCACCGCCGAGATCAACGACGGCACCGTGGCCTATCACTTCCACGAGCCGCTGGGCGTAGTCGGGCAGATCATTCCGTGGAACTTCCCGCTGCTGATGGCCGCGTGGAAGCTGGCTCCGGCGCTGGCTGCAGGCAACGCCATCGTGCTCAAGCCGGCCGAGCAGACGCCGTTCTCCATCACCGTGCTGATTGAGCTGATCGGTGATCTGCTGCCGCCGGGCGTGCTCAACATCGTTCAGGGCTTCGGCCGTGAGGCCGGTGAGGCGCTGGCAACCAGCACGCGCATCGCCAAGATCGCCTTCACCGGATCCACCCCTGTGGGCTCGCACATCATGAAGTGCGCTGCCGAGAACATCATCCCGAGCACTGTCGAGCTGGGCGGCAAATCGCCGAACATCTTCTTCGCCGATATCATGAACGCCGAGCCGGCCTTCATCGAGAAGGCCGCCGAAGGTCTGGTGCTGGGCTTCTTCAACCAGGGCGAGGTGTGCACCTGCCCGGCGCGCGCACTGGTGCAGGAGTCGATCTACGACGCCTTCATGGTCGAGGTGATGAAGAAGGTCAAGCAGATCAAGCGCGGTAACCCGCTGGACACCGAGACCATGGTCGGCGCCCAAGCCTCGCAGCAGCAGTTCGACAAGATACTCAGCTACCTGGAGATCGCGCAGCAGGAAGGCGCGCAGGTACTGACCGGCGGCGCTGTCGAGCGGCTCGAAGGCGACCTGGCCAGCGGCTATTACATCCAGCCGACCCTGCTCAAGGGTCACAACAAGATGCGCGTGTTCCAGGAAGAGATCTTCGGCCCGGTGATCGGCGTGACCACCTTCAAGGACGAAGCCGAAGCCCTGGCGATTGCCAACGACACCGAGTTCGGCCTGGGCGCCGGTGTGTGGAGCCGCGACATCAACACCGCCTACCGCATGGGCCGCGGGATCAAGGCCGGTCGTGTGTGGACCAACTGCTACCACCTGTACCCGGCACACGCTGCGTTCGGTGGCTACAAGAAGTCCGGCGTCGGCCGTGAAACCCACAAGATGATGCTCGACCACTACCAGCAGACCAAGAACCTGCTGGTGAGCTATGACATTAATCCGCTCGGCTTCTTCTGA
- a CDS encoding methanol/ethanol family PQQ-dependent dehydrogenase → MKHAGLRQPFLLTALCAAMLLPSAAALAVTDAEILKDATTTDQIVTNGLGLQGQRYSPLSILNEQNVKELRPVWTMSFGGEKQRGQQAQPLIKDGVMYVTASYSRVFAVDARTGRELWQYEARLPDDIRPCCDVINRGVALYDDLVIFGTLDAKLVALNKDTGKVVWRKNVADHKAGYSITAAPLVVNGKLITGVSGGEFGVVGKIEAYDPKNGELLWSRPTVEGHMGYVFKDGKAVENGISGGEAGKTWPGDLWKTGGAAPWLGGYYDADTNLLFFGTGNPAPWNSHLRPGDNLYSSSRLALNPDDGSIKWHFQTTPHDGWDFDGVNELISFDYQEGGKTIKAAATADRNGFFYVLDRTNGKFIRGFPFVDKITWAKGLDKNGRPIYDDSNRPGSPSAKEKGTSVFSAPAFLGAKNWMPMAYSQDTGLFYVPSNEWGMDIWNEDIAYKKGAAYLGAGFTIKPLNEDYIGVLRAIDPKTGKEVWRHKNYAPLWGGVLTTKGNLVFTGNPEGYLQAFNAKTGEKVWEFQTGSGVIGSPVTWEMDGEQYVSVLSGWGGAVPLWGGEVAKRVKHLNQGGMLWTFKLPKELVAKH, encoded by the coding sequence ATGAAACACGCCGGTCTTCGCCAGCCTTTCCTCCTCACCGCACTCTGTGCCGCCATGCTGTTGCCGTCCGCCGCCGCGCTGGCGGTTACCGACGCCGAGATTCTCAAGGACGCCACCACCACCGACCAGATCGTCACCAACGGTCTCGGCCTGCAGGGCCAGCGCTACAGCCCGCTGAGCATACTCAACGAGCAGAACGTCAAGGAACTGCGCCCGGTCTGGACCATGTCCTTCGGTGGCGAGAAGCAGCGCGGCCAGCAGGCGCAGCCGCTGATCAAGGACGGTGTGATGTATGTCACCGCCTCCTATTCGCGGGTGTTCGCCGTCGATGCACGTACCGGCCGCGAGCTGTGGCAGTACGAAGCGCGCCTGCCGGACGATATCCGCCCGTGCTGCGACGTGATCAACCGTGGCGTCGCCCTGTATGACGATCTGGTGATCTTCGGCACCCTCGACGCCAAGCTGGTGGCGCTGAACAAGGACACCGGCAAGGTGGTATGGCGCAAGAACGTCGCCGATCACAAGGCGGGTTACTCCATCACCGCGGCGCCGCTGGTGGTCAACGGCAAGCTGATCACTGGCGTCTCCGGTGGTGAGTTTGGCGTGGTCGGCAAGATCGAAGCCTACGATCCGAAGAACGGTGAGCTGCTCTGGAGTCGCCCGACCGTCGAAGGTCACATGGGCTACGTCTTCAAGGACGGCAAGGCCGTCGAGAATGGCATCAGTGGTGGCGAGGCCGGCAAGACCTGGCCGGGCGACCTGTGGAAGACCGGCGGCGCCGCGCCCTGGCTCGGCGGCTACTACGATGCCGACACCAACCTGCTGTTCTTCGGTACCGGCAACCCGGCACCGTGGAACTCGCACCTGCGTCCTGGCGACAACCTCTATTCCTCCTCGCGCCTGGCACTGAACCCGGACGACGGCAGCATCAAATGGCACTTCCAGACCACGCCGCACGACGGCTGGGACTTCGACGGCGTCAACGAGCTGATCTCCTTCGACTATCAGGAAGGCGGCAAGACCATCAAGGCAGCTGCGACCGCCGACCGTAACGGCTTCTTCTACGTGCTCGACCGCACCAACGGCAAGTTCATCCGTGGCTTCCCCTTCGTCGACAAGATCACCTGGGCCAAGGGTCTGGACAAGAATGGCCGGCCGATCTACGACGACAGCAACCGGCCCGGTTCGCCGAGCGCGAAGGAGAAGGGCACGAGCGTGTTCTCCGCACCGGCCTTCCTCGGCGCCAAGAACTGGATGCCCATGGCCTACAGCCAGGACACCGGCCTGTTCTACGTGCCGTCCAACGAGTGGGGCATGGACATCTGGAACGAGGACATCGCCTACAAGAAGGGCGCGGCCTACCTGGGTGCCGGCTTTACCATCAAGCCGCTCAACGAGGACTACATCGGCGTGTTGCGCGCCATCGACCCGAAAACTGGCAAGGAAGTCTGGCGCCATAAGAACTACGCGCCGCTGTGGGGCGGGGTGCTGACCACCAAGGGCAACCTGGTGTTCACCGGCAACCCGGAAGGCTACCTGCAGGCGTTCAATGCCAAGACCGGTGAGAAAGTCTGGGAATTCCAGACCGGCTCGGGCGTGATCGGCTCGCCGGTAACCTGGGAAATGGACGGCGAGCAGTATGTCTCCGTGTTGTCCGGCTGGGGCGGTGCGGTACCGCTGTGGGGCGGCGAGGTGGCCAAGCGCGTCAAGCACCTGAACCAGGGTGGCATGCTCTGGACCTTCAAGCTGCCGAAGGAGCTGGTGGCCAAGCACTGA
- a CDS encoding quinoprotein relay system zinc metallohydrolase 1, whose product MLRFLLLCLVLGCSLAAQAALDYRLAPKQIAPGIWLLEGSTDNFAVDNGGNIVNVGFIETSDGVVVIDTGPSRRYGEALRQSIEQTTGKPVVRVLLTHHHPDHVLGNQAFTGVPIAALPETTRLLAEQGDAMAENMYRLVGDWMRGTEVVLPTEALQEGPLEIGGRRLQLLALRGHAGADLAILDERTGVLFAGDILFYQRALTTPNSPGLDVWLADLDRLEALPWQQIVPGHGPVSRDAAPFAQMRDYLGWLDDLLRKGAEQGAEMNELIRAPIPERFAEVSLSRYELTRSVSHLYPRYERNAMARVDRQD is encoded by the coding sequence ATGCTGCGTTTCCTGCTGCTTTGTCTCGTCCTTGGCTGCAGCCTCGCGGCTCAGGCTGCGCTCGATTACCGTCTGGCCCCGAAGCAGATCGCGCCCGGCATCTGGCTGCTGGAGGGCAGCACCGACAATTTTGCCGTGGACAACGGCGGCAATATCGTCAACGTCGGCTTCATCGAGACCAGCGACGGCGTGGTGGTGATCGACACCGGTCCGTCGCGTCGCTACGGCGAGGCGCTGCGCCAGAGCATCGAGCAGACCACCGGCAAGCCGGTGGTGCGCGTGTTGCTGACGCACCATCACCCCGATCATGTGCTGGGCAACCAGGCTTTCACCGGCGTGCCCATTGCGGCGTTACCCGAAACCACCAGGCTGCTGGCCGAGCAGGGCGACGCCATGGCGGAGAACATGTACCGCCTGGTCGGCGACTGGATGCGCGGTACCGAAGTGGTGTTGCCCACCGAGGCGCTACAGGAAGGCCCGCTGGAGATTGGCGGCCGGCGCCTGCAGTTGCTGGCGCTGCGCGGTCACGCCGGCGCCGACCTGGCGATTCTCGACGAGCGCACGGGCGTGTTGTTCGCCGGCGATATCCTGTTCTACCAGCGCGCGCTGACCACGCCGAACAGCCCGGGGCTGGATGTGTGGCTGGCCGATCTGGATCGCCTCGAAGCGCTGCCATGGCAGCAGATCGTGCCCGGCCATGGCCCGGTGAGCCGTGATGCAGCGCCGTTCGCGCAGATGCGCGACTACCTCGGCTGGCTCGATGACCTGCTGCGCAAGGGCGCGGAGCAGGGCGCGGAGATGAACGAGCTGATCCGCGCGCCGATCCCTGAGCGCTTCGCCGAGGTCAGCCTGTCACGCTATGAGCTGACCCGCAGCGTCAGCCATCTTTACCCGCGCTATGAGCGCAATGCCATGGCGCGGGTGGATCGTCAGGATTAG
- a CDS encoding substrate-binding periplasmic protein has translation MRRLILLCGLLLSLGIAQAQVRDFDRITESGTLRVALYQNFPPYSYEQDGQPLGVDYELAKALAEGLGLKLDVMWAPPGEKLDDDLRDYIWRGRVTAQGQLADVMLRVPYDRDYAQMRNELGELVNELVVMFGPYQRERWQLAFDRRRLPEVPSIHALRQHPVGVEVESVPSFYLSSVQGGLLSQETRHYATPKLAFAAMQGGEVDAVMALRGEVDWLLHEADDPQLALAENAYPDMGRQIWEIGMAVHETNRQLAYALEEQLENLILDGSLERLYARYGLRYEKPEQYQ, from the coding sequence ATGCGCCGGCTGATTCTCCTGTGTGGCCTGCTGCTAAGTCTGGGCATTGCCCAGGCGCAGGTGCGCGACTTCGATCGCATCACCGAATCGGGCACCCTGCGCGTGGCGCTATACCAGAACTTCCCGCCCTACAGCTACGAGCAGGACGGTCAGCCGCTTGGTGTCGACTACGAGCTGGCCAAGGCGTTGGCCGAAGGGCTTGGGCTGAAACTGGATGTGATGTGGGCGCCGCCGGGTGAAAAGCTCGACGATGATCTGCGCGACTACATCTGGCGTGGCCGGGTAACCGCGCAAGGCCAACTGGCTGATGTGATGCTGCGTGTGCCTTACGACCGCGACTACGCGCAGATGCGCAACGAGCTGGGTGAGCTGGTCAACGAGCTTGTGGTGATGTTCGGCCCCTATCAGCGCGAGCGCTGGCAACTGGCTTTTGATCGCCGGCGTCTGCCCGAGGTGCCGAGCATTCATGCCTTGCGCCAGCATCCGGTGGGTGTCGAGGTGGAGAGTGTGCCGTCGTTCTACCTGAGTTCGGTGCAGGGCGGCCTGCTCAGCCAGGAAACCCGCCATTACGCAACGCCGAAGCTAGCTTTTGCGGCCATGCAGGGTGGTGAGGTGGATGCGGTGATGGCGCTGCGTGGCGAGGTGGACTGGCTGCTGCACGAGGCCGATGACCCGCAACTGGCACTGGCCGAGAACGCCTACCCGGACATGGGCCGGCAGATCTGGGAAATCGGCATGGCGGTGCACGAAACCAATCGGCAACTGGCCTATGCCCTGGAAGAACAGCTGGAAAACCTGATTCTCGACGGCTCGCTCGAACGCCTGTACGCGCGCTACGGGTTGCGCTACGAGAAGCCTGAACAATACCAATAG
- the ltrA gene encoding group II intron reverse transcriptase/maturase — MPADSAQTPMASVTWTKAEPNALMERVLSPANLRRAYRRVVNNRGAPGADGLSVDELAGYLKQYWPSLRERLQTGEYQPHGVRAVNIPKPEGGVRTLGIPSVLDRLIQQALLQQLTPLFEPLFSDFSYGFRPGRSAHQAIEMARAHVASGYRWSVELDLEKFFDRVDHDLLMDLLARQVEDPRVRRLVRRYLEAGVMADGLVSLRREGTPQGGPLSPLLSNILLNELDQELSRRGHRFVRYADDANVYVRSRQAGERVLASLERFLEQRLRLRLNRAKSQVIRPWRSSYLGYGMTVHRQPKLRIAGSSLQRLRERVKSLLRARRGSQLTWLIERLNPVLRGWSSYFKLSQSKRPVEELDGWVRRLLRNVLWRHWKRPVTRARNLMRLGLPEERAWKSATNGRGPWWNAGALHLRQALPKKRWDALGLVSILDTITRLSRMA, encoded by the coding sequence ATGCCGGCTGACAGTGCGCAGACACCGATGGCGTCTGTAACGTGGACGAAAGCGGAGCCGAACGCGCTGATGGAGCGGGTGCTGTCGCCGGCGAACCTGAGGCGTGCGTATCGACGGGTGGTGAACAACCGGGGCGCACCTGGGGCCGATGGCCTGTCGGTGGACGAACTCGCGGGCTACCTGAAGCAGTATTGGCCGTCCCTGCGGGAGCGGCTGCAGACGGGTGAATACCAGCCGCACGGCGTCCGTGCGGTGAACATTCCCAAGCCCGAGGGCGGGGTCAGAACGCTGGGGATACCCAGCGTGCTGGATCGCCTGATCCAGCAGGCACTGCTGCAGCAACTGACGCCGCTTTTCGAACCGCTGTTCTCGGACTTCAGCTACGGCTTTCGTCCGGGGCGCAGCGCGCACCAGGCCATCGAAATGGCCCGCGCCCATGTGGCGTCGGGCTATCGCTGGAGCGTGGAACTGGACCTGGAGAAATTCTTCGACCGGGTCGACCACGATCTGCTGATGGATCTGCTGGCGCGTCAGGTCGAAGACCCGCGTGTGCGGCGGCTGGTTCGGCGCTACCTGGAAGCCGGTGTCATGGCGGATGGGCTCGTGAGCCTGCGACGAGAAGGCACGCCGCAAGGCGGGCCGCTCTCGCCCCTGCTCTCGAACATCCTGCTGAACGAGCTGGACCAGGAGCTGAGCCGGCGCGGCCATCGCTTCGTGCGCTATGCCGACGACGCGAACGTCTACGTCCGCAGTCGGCAGGCGGGCGAGCGGGTGCTGGCCAGTCTGGAGCGTTTCCTGGAGCAGCGGCTGCGGTTGCGGTTGAACCGGGCCAAGAGCCAGGTCATCCGCCCGTGGCGCAGCAGTTACCTGGGCTACGGCATGACCGTGCACCGGCAGCCGAAACTGCGGATTGCCGGCAGCAGTCTGCAGCGCCTGCGCGAACGGGTGAAAAGCCTGCTACGTGCTAGGCGGGGTAGTCAGCTGACCTGGCTGATCGAGCGGCTCAACCCGGTTCTGCGTGGCTGGAGCAGCTACTTCAAGCTGAGCCAGAGCAAGCGGCCTGTGGAAGAGCTGGATGGCTGGGTGCGGCGGTTGCTGCGCAATGTGCTGTGGCGGCACTGGAAACGACCGGTTACCCGGGCACGCAATCTGATGCGGCTGGGCTTACCGGAGGAGCGGGCCTGGAAGTCGGCCACCAACGGGCGCGGCCCCTGGTGGAACGCCGGCGCCTTGCACCTGCGGCAGGCGCTGCCGAAGAAACGCTGGGATGCGCTTGGACTGGTGTCAATACTGGATACGATCACTCGGCTTAGCCGTATGGCCTGA
- the pedF gene encoding cytochrome c-550 PedF: protein MNKKIQSTLALLLLAASTNLWAHGDVVPQAVNTEGLEPLGEEWLDENPYRDNPRAIEIGASAYNQNCAACHGLEAKSGGIAPDLRLLELGAMGDEWYKERVINGAVRDGRVYMPKMADFLSQEALWAVRSYLESVHVEE from the coding sequence ATGAACAAGAAGATCCAATCCACCCTGGCGCTGCTGTTGCTCGCCGCATCGACCAATCTCTGGGCGCACGGTGATGTGGTACCGCAGGCGGTGAACACCGAGGGCCTGGAACCGCTGGGTGAGGAATGGCTGGACGAGAATCCCTATCGCGACAACCCGCGCGCCATCGAGATCGGTGCGTCGGCCTACAACCAGAATTGCGCGGCTTGCCACGGCCTGGAAGCCAAGTCCGGTGGTATCGCCCCGGACCTGCGCCTGCTCGAGCTGGGTGCCATGGGTGATGAGTGGTACAAGGAACGGGTGATCAACGGTGCGGTGCGCGATGGCCGCGTGTATATGCCGAAGATGGCCGACTTCCTCAGTCAGGAAGCGTTGTGGGCGGTGCGTAGCTACCTGGAGAGCGTGCACGTCGAGGAGTAA